The genomic DNA GGGGCACATTAGCAATGAATTTATTAATCAGAGCAGCTAGTCAACgtgttttaaacagatttttttttttttccttcgaCATAAaggagctttttatttttccccacaCATCAAATAACATCCCTCCGTTGTGAAGGAGGGAACTAGGGAACCAACTTAATAGGGATGATGATAAACTTCCTGCTCATGCATGTTGAAATCTCTCAAATAAAGCTGAGCGCTGGCTAAACACTTCTTATTGTGCATCTAAGGCATTTCACACTGTATGCCAGAGGTTGTTATGGAGACGCTCGTTGCCACGCAATGCTGCTGAGTAAGAGGGAGTGGCTGAGAGGCTGAACTGGAAAGATGAGTCAGCTGTGGAGGAATGTGTCATTTAGCTGAGAAATCCCTCGGTTTGTTGAGTCCCTGGTAGCAGGCTGACATTGACTCTGCACCAACCACAGACATGTTCGGATTTAGCTGCAGGAACTCTGGAACCGAACGTCACCAAACATCATGTTGATAACTCAGTCCAGCTTGGAAAACCAAGCctgtagcttaaaaaaaaaccaaaaaaaaaacggcCTATCCCAGTCTTATCTTACATTGTAGTGATGATATTTAAAGTTTGTCAAATGTTGATTGTTATACAAGTGTTACTGCTCTGGATATGTAAGTCTTTGCCAGTATTTCAGCAAATGTTAAATTGTACAACTCGgtttgaaagattttattttatttttttttaatgttggcTAAATATGTGACATATTTGCTTTCTATTCTCTATATAGTTTAAGAAACTGGTTGGTGTATTTGCTCAGGCAAGCGGCCTGAACAAATACAAACTGAGTCAGAGAAAATCAAACTCACTTCAGCATCTCactaaaataactatttaagctttttatttgtttatttttaattttttttttacagaagatCTTTGGTTTCTTTTAAGACTTTCATTTTCCTTGACCGCATTAACTGACCCGTCCCTATTCAGTCATCCCggttttatctttgtttgtACAGTAAATCAGCGGCTACATTCCTGGAGAACTCGGTGTGGAGCCGATTAGTAAACCTATGTTTCGTCCTGTCATGAAGCAACCAGACCATAACGTCTACATTTACCTTTCCGTGACACAGTGCTCTATCCAACTTGAACTTTCCTCTCTGATTAAACTGCGTTGAATTTGATAGGAGTGGGAATCCAGAGTGGAGTCTCTCCGGGTTGTGAAAGACGCTTTAAACGATGAATCATCTGTTTATCTCCTGCTGTCAGCACCAATAATCAGTCATCATGCTCAGACTCTGTCGAGGTTTTTATGAGGATTTACCCTGGGCTGTCCTGAGTAGGTGCAGCTGGCTGCACTTCTCCATCTCTTATTACAAACACAGAGCCTTGATGCAGACGGAGGATTCGGGCCGTACTagggaaaaaatgaaattgcGAGAATGAACTCGCATGAGGTAAAAGTCGTAACACTTCGATGGCGAAAACTCGCAATTCTTCTTTCTTAGCATGACCCTAGTGCTCCGTCATAAGGAAATGtgagtaaatttaaaaatatttaacttcttgTGAGCCTCATGACAGTACCGCGCCACTGATTTGACAGACGAAACGGTTCCAACTGGAGGTCGGTCATGTCCGGCTTTGACAGTAAGTATCCCAAATGTCGCCTCCAGGTTCTGTGCTTCACTAAGGCGCAAAAGATGAAGCAAGCGGGACCGCCGCAGGCGCAGATGCAACAGAAAGCTCAAGCCAAACTGCCACCACAGCTGCTAaaggtggttaaaaaaaagcaacaaaagaggAGTTGTTACCTGATACTACTACTAACAAAGGGTCTGGGTGCTAACATGTGGTCCTTGGAGGAGAGTTTACTTCACATTCTGCTGCCCTCTTTCTCTTCTGTTGCTCTCCTGCTGCCATTTGTGGCGCCGCCATTAAATAATCCAGGAAGGAAAGAGAAGGTGAAAGAGGCAACTTGGAAGTTTGTGAATGTGTCCAACATTCCAGagtccttttgtttttacacgACGCTGCGTTGTTGGGCTTTTTTCATCTGCCACTTCCCATTACACTAAAATGGGCAAAACTCGTTTCCTCTTACTGGTGTAGCTGTGACAGTGGAAAAATGACTAGTGTCGCACTGCAAAACTGCAGTGCCAGGCCATTGGAGTTAAATGAGTTTAATTTTTGGTTGCACAGTAAACACGCGATCTGGAGGAAGGATTTGGACCTGGAATAACAACATGGTGGAGGGATGGTCTTATGTTCTGTAAGAACTTCTAAGGTCTGGATCTTtggttctttttcattttaaagggaTGAAGGGCTTACGATATTTTGTACTTTTCTCTCTGATGCTACATTTGGGTCTTCATGACTGATTCCTACATACATAAACATTCTGACACCCTTTGgattttcccattttgtcacattacaaccacaactgtaaatgtattttattgagtctggcattttgtttttattcagcccTCCTTTTCAACAAATTGCCTCCAGAGGCCCCATTTGCATAACTGTATAATTTAGTCTCAACATGGCCCAATCAAAGTCCAGGGCAAGAtgaaatctgactgagcttgatctgttttgatttgttctcTAGATGTGTAAATGTGGTAAACGTACACCAAAGCAGACATAATTCCAGAAAAAAGTGATTCTGCAGTGAAATAATTGAAAGAGCTAAGCACATGCATATCCAtgccaaatttaacatttttatttgtgaataaaattaaaataactacaTATCCTttgcttccacttcacaattggacactattttgaataaaatactttgcagtttgtggttgtgatgtaaAGCCGTTGGTGGTATGAAGACTTTTGGTATTATGGATGGTACGGAAATGAGTCTTTTTTCTATTAAGTGATGAGTTAAAACATCTTTAGCAGGTTTAGACCCTATTTATAGAGTATAAACAAATCCTTTCATCacttaataaacaaaatgaccatgaaaacctttcttttttaaaaaaaaaaaaatatatatatatattttagtttggtCTGCTTCTTGTTCAGTAAATCTAACTGGTTTCCTTTCATCTGCAGACCCTGAAAACCCTGGATGTCAAGGACGACCTCCACTCCAGCTTCAGCCAGCTGCTGAGCCAGCTCAACAAGTCGGACGCTCCGTATGCCCTGAATGTCGCCAACAGGCTCTACGGCGAGCAGTCCTACCAGTTTGTTCAGGTGTGACTTGGGATGGGGGAGTTGGGGGGGGGGTTACCTTTCAGCACTAAGAGTGGATGTTCCTGAGTGGGTGTGGCTTTCTGTACACGTTAAGACTGTGTACAGTGCATGAGGGCAGAAAAGCGGAACGCCGGATAAGCCGACACATGGATCTACATTCACTTGCTTTTGTCTCAGGATTACCTTGAGAGCACCAAGAAGCACTACAAGGCAGAACTGGAGACCGTGGACTTCACCTCAAAGGCCGAGGCAGCCAGGGTCAAGATCAACGGCTGGGTGGAGACACAGACACAAGGtggatcacacacacacacacacccccacacacccccacacacacacacacccacacacccacacacacacacacccctcaaTGTGTCACTAAGCCTTTGAAATTAAAACGAtgaattcattatttttctatgaaaaaattaaattaaaaagacaaattaataaGCAGCAAGTAATGGATCtgttcatttaaatgaaaaagtttcagcttttttttatttttttaattccccTCCACTTCTGCAATATTTAGCCATCATAATCCTTggattacttttttctttcctatttgattcaactttttttttaagttgtttcactacttaaatttttttttcgttacttttaaaatgtaacatttgtacTCAAAATATTTCTATTGACTTTTTTTGGTGATAAATTAGGCTATTTTTGTCAATgtgtatttctttaatttaaattatttgcttatttatttttaatcattttgaattcatttttgtGCTTATTGCCTTTTTtactcatatatatatatatatatatatatatatatatatatattatattattgtttaattaatgtgctatattttttttttacctgtttatttgcattgtttCTCACCAGGTAAAATTAAGGATATCCTGGCCCAGGATGCAGTGAACTCGATGACCCGGCTGGTGCTGGTCAACGCAATCTACTTCAAAGGCCACTGGGACAAGCAGTTTAAGGTGGACGCCACCCGCGACGCTCAGTTCAAAGTCAACAAGGTAACAGTGCCGTCCAGCAACCTGACCTCTGTCTGTGTGGAGAAGAAAACCTCATCAGCTAAAACGTTGACTGAATGTTTGTTTCCTTTGGCAAACAAAAAGCATATTAGAAGCTGaacgctgcttctccatgtttggtgtttttgtttggaacaacagcagatttttaatgtatttttctggcAACTCTTTCAGGACTAATAAACTTGTTGACCTATGTAGACTTTGTGTGATCCCTATATCTTCTGTAAGCATAAGTAGCATGTTTTTACCGATCTCTGCATGtacacaattttgtttttctttgttttttctttagaatGAGAAAAAGGCAGTGAAGATGATGCACATGAAATCAAAGTTTCCCCTGACCTACATCTCAGAAGTCGCCTGCCAGGTaactgcagagattcacagctccGGTGGGAGAATCTACAACGATCGCCCAGACCACATTGTTAAAAATCCCCTGTTTTACAGATCCTGGAGATGCCGTACAAAGGGAAGGAGCTGAGCATGCTCATCATTTTACCCAACAGCATGGAGGGTACCACCGGTCTGGAGAAGGTAGGTACTTAATCCTGCAAAGCCTCCACAACGACGTGCAAGAAGAGCTGGAGGAATTGACTTTATTTGTTGTCCAACCTCAAGCTTGAGCAGGCGCTGACGTACGAGAAGTTCATGGATTGGACCAATCCAGACATGATGGATATGATCGAGGTGCAGGTGGGCCTGCCTCGGTTCAAGCTGGAGGAGAAATACGACATGAAGGCCGTCCTGACGAGCATGGGCATGGTGGACGCCTTCGACCAATCAAGGAGCGACTTTTCCGGTAGGATTCGTCTCCAGGTTGTTTTCTTCCGACTCGCTCTCTGTACCTTTCTGGTAACAGCTAAACGTTTCGGTCCCTCTCTGCTCCGACAGGCATGTCCCCGGCCAACGACCTGTTTGTGTCGGAGGTTTACCACAAGGCCTTTGTGGAAGTCAACGAGGAGGGAACCGAGGCCGCCGCTGCCACCGCCGCCGTCATGATGCTGCGCTGCGCCATGATCCCCGCCACCTTCATCGCGGACCACcccttcctcttcttcatccGACACAACCCCTCCAAGAGCGTTCTCTTCGCTGGCCGCTACTGCTCGCCTGTGTGAGCTCATTTAGTGTGGCGTGTCCGAACAGGAGGGAGGTTATTACAACatggagctgagtgagggagagGAGTTGGTGTAGAGTTCTCTCTTCCTAATCCCACCTCAGGTTTCCATCCGGTAGATTTAACACCACTGTGTACAAGTTGGGCTTTACCTCTTCTCTATGTGCCTTGCTAAAGTTTCTTCCACTGTTAAACCTGACATCCTTTGCACGTGTATTTGTTCATGTATGTAAAACATTACagctctgtttgctgcagctggTTTAACTTATAACGtgtccttttaaaaacatggccttttaaaaatgtagccTGTTTCAAACAATAATTGCAACGTTCTTAGCACTTTATCTTCGCAAGCATTGGAATAAGTAATCGTTTCACACTGGACGCAGAACCAAAGGGAGAGGAGAGACGACATGAAGCTTTACTGGTATCAGATCTGTAGATCATCGTAATGCAGCCCTGAACTCTCACATGAGGAATAAAAGAGAAACTTTCGAACCTGCTGTCTTGTGTGGTTTATTTTCATCCGGAACTTCTGGGATTTGGGTTAGAtttgataaatgtgtttttgttctgttgaatCAAGCGTTGTGTTATAGGACTTTGTTGTTTGTCACACTTGACTTTATTAGTTGGTTGGAGCTCCTTGGACATTAAAGGTAAATGGTCTGTACTTGAATAGCGCTTTTTCCAAGTCCAGTGGGCTCCAAAAGGCTTCACAATACATCTACATTATTTGTTCATGTTAATAACAAtatgaatattatttatttggttaaacTCATTTCAATGTACAGGCTCAACTTGCATTGTAAACTATTTATCTGTGTTAAGCAACTATGGGAGTGTTAGTTTAGTTCAGTGgatcccaaagattttctgggcccccttATGGATCACAAGAAAATCCCGTGCCCCCTTGCCTCCCCCGCAATGGCATTGATTGTATTTACCAGTTACAGCAACCTATCAGTCAGGGATGACTCCTGAGAGTTGTTGTAACCTTTGGAATAAGCCGTTATCGAATTCCCGTCCTTGATCATGATGTAGTTTCTCTGGGTACCCAAAACCAGAACTAAAATCTTGAAATGTCTTCAGCTGCTGTCTGTCTGGCAGTGATGGGGAAATGAGGCGTCATGAAGCATTTCGACCCATAGCAAAACTGTATAGATACTGtgtcactgaatactgacacctgctggacattaaaaatccctACAGGCAACGTAGTTGACAGACTGATTTGATGACCTAGTCTGTACAATAAGCTTtaagtcattgtattttattgtatattataaATTGTGTTATGTCATATCTTcacttaaattcaaaatatatttgatattcttaGATACAGTCAAATAATGTGAACATGTAGAGGAGTGAATTCCTCACACTTCCCATCTGGACCCCCAGAAAAACCCTCATCATGTAATTCAAGGCTTCCCCCCCCCCCGGTCTTTATGAAATATTATCGTCATGAAGAGCTAACGCAAATGAAACTGATCTGTTCTTCTATTTCTGTcctattttttgtcatttgaaataaCGCTACAACACTGCTAATGCAATCAGCAGTTCAGGTTTCATTCATTATTTCGTAGGAGGATGAAGGAAGCGTCTGGACACGCCCACTTTTCGCACAGAGCAAATAGTTTACCATATTTATCGAGGCAACCAGAGTCTGAACCCAGTTTTAGGGAGCAGTGAACAAGTAAGAGCAGCAGGATGAAGTCGCTTTGGAACAGACTCTCCAGAAGAAAGTCAGAGAGAAACTCCAACAAAGATGTGGACGGTGGGAAAAAAGAGGCAATGGGagccaatttttatttttcacaaacgCTTTAACTGTGATTATTCCTCTCATCAACACTAAATCCTGTATATCTGGagacatttgctttttatttgacaaagttaagAGGGAGGAGCCAAACATTTCAGCTTCCTGAATTAATCTGTTCCCCCTCTAAAGAGCAGAGGGAGAACAGGTTATTTCAGGAagctaaaatattacatattaagtatataaacatataatatttatatatattataaataatatatataaatattatttatatatttattcatataaattatatatatctaaataaaataataagtatatatatacatatatacaaaaaaataataataaattcccttctcacccaccgcgggtggttcttatcctctgagctcgggtcctctaccagaggcctgggagcttgagggtcctgcgcagtatcttggctgtgtcaaggactgcacatttctggactgagatgtctgatgttgttcctgggatctgttgtagccattggtccagtttgggggtgactgccccgagggccccgatgaccacaggcaccactgtggtcttcaccttccaggccctctccagttcctccctgaggccctggtatttctctagtttctcgtgctcctttttcctgatgttgcagtcgcttggtattgctacatctaccacaacggctttcctctgttgtttatccactacgacaatgtctggttggttcgccattaccattttgtctgtctggatctggaagtctcacaggatcttagctctggcgttctctgtcacctttgggggtgtttcccattttgatctcggggtttccagtccatattctgcacagatgtttctgtacactatgcctgcaacttggttatgtcgttccatatacgctttccctgccagtatcttgcaccctgctgttatgtgctggactgtctcaggggcctccttgcacaacctgcaccttgggtcttgtctggtgtggtagatctgggcctctattgctctggtgtttagggcctgttcctgggcggccaggatgagggcctctgtgctgtccttgagtccagctttttccagccatcggtaggatttactgatatcagccacttgggttatttgctggtggtacatcccatgtaggggcatgtcctcccatgatggtatctctggcacctcaacctccgttccctgttgtctgagatattcactgagcacattgtctgttgaggctttgtccctgatgtatttatggatcttagttgtttcgtcctggattgtggttctcacactcactagtcctctgcctccttccgtgcggctcgtgtacagtctcagggtgctggatttgggatggaaccctccatgcattgttagtagttttcttaCTAATAACAAtgcatactgtatatatatatatatatattcatataaattacatatatatatatatatatataataataagtatatatatataatatttatatatataaatattatttatatatatatatatatatatatatatatatatatatatatatatatatatatataatatttatatatataatatttatatatataaatattatttatatatttatttcaggttgttttttttcgaaaacattttttccgaaaactgtttattggttgccatggcaacgagtctgtATGAAGCTGACAGAttgacataaaaacataatataacgacctgtttttctacatttttctcctggacaaattgcatcatttgttcATAGAACGTGGCAATATTCAGATCaatcatcaaataggatgaaatatttcataaagcataaagaGCCAAAGTTTGTTCAATTTTAAACCACGGCTCCTgctaagtaaaattaaattatgggccattataaagagaaattggcttttttctctcttgtttctagaactgacagaaaccaaactatagATTTATTATcagagataaaatatattttacatatccaaacatcagcatctcagctttaagccacattttatagaatccaataataactaaataaagAGTTAACTGCCCCAACCAGacccaaaaaaggttttgcgtctttattatttgctatattaaagacacatcatatcttaatttattgaataagctTGTCTGGCATTCTCATGTAagttttctctttattcttagcagtagaaaagaaaaggtcGTCCAGTGACTGTGGGTGCATCAGCACTCTAACCCCCCTTCATTCCCACcaacttgcaacacaaagttacacccTTAGCCTCAAAACTTCTTTTCCTGAATAGTCAAAATAATCGAGGCACCAAGAGAAAAACTTTGCATCCAATCCAATCatcaatccattcatccaaTTATCCAATTGATAGTTGTTACCGTCCCTCATCCTGAGCAGTAAGTAGAGAGGAACAACtcccttttaacaggaagacacTCCAGCTTAGAGAGACTGATCATATTCTATGacctgttcaaaattaagaccactaagaaaacagaaaatatagaaacattAGGACTGGAAGCCATTTTATGAGGCCATGTAAGGAGTGTGTGCTAAAAAGAAACGCATTAAGAATCTGAACTAGATAAGTTCATATTCTTTGTATCTCTAACAGTCAGTGAGTGAGACACAGAGGTCAAATTAAGAGACCAATGAaccaaatcactttttttcccgAAGGTAGGaaaaaccggagcacccggagaaaacctaTGCATTTACTTTAAAGAGTGTGTCCATTTAAAGAATGTCTCCAGCAGTTAGTGAACGAGAGACAAAGGTCAATTTAAAAGGCACCAATTAACCTAATCACTTTTTTCCAGAAGGTAGGaaaaaccggagcacccggagaaaacctttgcatttagttttgtacAGGTTAGTACAAGTTATTTATTAAggagttaatctaaagttgattagattaaatcagaaaattatgGTTTTGGCCAAATtgcaagaataaataaaagtctagTCATCATTAGTTAATGATTGGaaccgtccgtccatccatccatccatccgtccgtccatccaggGGTAGCAGCCTATAAGTAAGGAGGAACTGATTCCTTCTCCTCAGCCTCTTGGTCCAGGAGTTCCCAGATCAGTTGCCTTTAACCTCTTAATGAGGGAACTTTAGCGATCTCATCGGGTCACTCCGCCTGGTTGCCCGCTACCTTCTCTCCTCTCAGTTTCCTGGACAATACGCTTCCTGCGTGCCGGTGTGAATGATGTGATTTCAGGCTTCATTGTGCTAGGGGGCGCTGGCTTTCTCTGATTGAACTTTTCCTGTGATACCATCTTGTCATCTTTAAAATCTGGCAATAACCTGCCTTCACCCAGAGGCAAAGTTCTCCGACAACGTGCAAACCTTTGGTCAATCGGTGGTAgaaatttttcttgtttatcgCTTTGCTGTTCAATTATGCTTTCATGTTTAGGTTTTTCCACAGCAATATAATTTTCTACCTTTGCCTCTTCGCTCTTCATGGATTCCTTCAaatcctcctgttccttctgcAAATCCTCGTGTTTCTTCTGCAAATCCTCGTGATTCTTCTTCTCCCTGTAGTACTTGTTCTTACACTGATTCACTTGTTCCGTGAGTTTTTTAATATAATCTTGATCCTGATCCCTGTTTTCTGTTAGTGCCTGTATTTCACCATTTAACGCTTTAATTTCGTCCTTCATCTTTCTCACATCCGATTCAAAACGTTTTTTCTCATTCCTGTCTTCTTGCTGTTGATGTAAAGCTTTGTGGTGTCGTAAGGCTAAGAGCTCAGACTGGTTCTCTGCATGTTCCTTCTGCAGTTCATTCATCTCTTGTTCTTTCTTCATCATATGATTTACTAATCTCCTGCGTCTCAGTTTTTCCTCCATAAATGCTGGTCCACATAACGTCAGCTGAGCTAAAAGCTGTTGATCAGGTTTTATAATCACTTTCTCTGCTGGAGGTTTTGAAAATTTCTTCAAAAGAGCTTTCTTTTCCTCCGCTGCTTTGTCCAACTGCCTTTCTAGATGCTCTATTTTGCCCTCAAGTCGTGTGGATCTGTCTCTGTGGTGTGTAACCTCCTTCTTCAAAATGCCGATATCGTTCATTTTCTGGAACAGCTCAAACTCCAGTCTCTTCACTTCATCTTGATATCTCTCAATTGTCTTTTGGTCCGCTGTGCATCGAGACTCCACTGCATCTATTCCTTTCGAAATATTATCCACCTCCTGTCTTGATTCCCTCTTGAGTTTAGTTAAAGACGTTTGCAACTCTTTGACTTTCTTTTGGTAGCTATCATTGTCAGCCCTCAACTGATTCCTGTGGGAAATATGGTTCTCGATCTCTCGTTGTAACTTTGGGATTGTCTTCTCTTTCAGGTTCCTGTTTTGTCGGTTAGACTCCTTTAGCTCTTGAGTGAGCGAATCATTATTTGTATTTAGATGCTCAATTTGTTCCTGAGCTATTCCCAACTGTTTTTCCAATTCATCCTCCCTTCCCAGCATTGCACCAATGTCTTTCATCCTTTGTATCCAATCCAGGACCACAAAGGCCAATTCCTCTCTAGTCATTTGGTTGACTTCGTCTTTGTTTAATGCATGAGGTGTAACTGCCGACATGTTGACTGTTCGATCGATCTATCAGAAAAGCTACGAAAAAATTCAATGTTAAATCCACTGTGGAAAAACCAACGTCCGAGCTGCTGCTTGACTTCTGCAAGTTTGATTCAGATATTCAGATATTCAAGGCATCTGTTCCTTATGATGTCATAAGGGACAGATCATTATGTCCCTTATGACATCATAACACTTTGACATCATCAGATTACATTAGTGGAATAATGTCATGTATGCCATGTTGCCAGGCAACAGCAAAGCCAGCTCACTTCCCACCATAttcctgggaggcttactgTGTGTAACAGGTGTCACCATTAGGTGGCGCTCCCTCCACAGCCTGAGCCTCCATAAAAGGGAAGCTGGGAGGGTGGTGGCCAAGTGTcaatttcctgtgtgtgtgaccaggtgtgtgtttgctggCTGTGGCAGGTTTGGAGGAAAACGGTTTTAAATTGATCCTCTTAAATAAGTTTGTCCTGATGTGGTGATTTTATACAGGGCCGCATTATAAAAACGGTGGCAGCGTTACCTGGGCGTGTGGTTGTTCCACATACATTTGTCTCTTTTAATCAGATTGAAttgtatgttgttgtttttttatattgcttATATAACGGTCGTAAAACAGCCGTTATAGAGAGTTTGCTACATGGATCTAAACCTCGATCCACTCCCCGACCCAACCTTGTTAAGGATTACGGTGGTATCCTGACGTGTTGTGTTatcaccaattttgtctgatttgaagaaggtgggggggccaacttcactcaggtaaCCAGATCAGTGCGCTGAATGCTGCGCTgtagaaatttattttgaaacataattttcacGCGCAACATTAAACATATCTGCTTCAAATGGGATTTATAGTAAAGTTTTGAAGACCGTTTTGTCACACAAGTAGCATT from Xiphophorus couchianus chromosome 21, X_couchianus-1.0, whole genome shotgun sequence includes the following:
- the LOC114137161 gene encoding leukocyte elastase inhibitor-like isoform X3 gives rise to the protein MFNSVCRFPSNDANEEETSVGEKETMASSIPLSKPNTTFSLALLRKLSEDKKTANIFFSPFSISSALAMVMLGARGDTATQISETLKTLDVKDDLHSSFSQLLSQLNKSDAPYALNVANRLYGEQSYQFVQDYLESTKKHYKAELETVDFTSKAEAARVKINGWVETQTQGKIKDILAQDAVNSMTRLVLVNAIYFKGHWDKQFKVDATRDAQFKVNKNEKKAVKMMHMKSKFPLTYISEVACQILEMPYKGKELSMLIILPNSMEGTTGLEKLEQALTYEKFMDWTNPDMMDMIEVQVGLPRFKLEEKYDMKAVLTSMGMVDAFDQSRSDFSGMSPANDLFVSEVYHKAFVEVNEEGTEAAAATAAVMMLRCAMIPATFIADHPFLFFIRHNPSKSVLFAGRYCSPV
- the LOC114137161 gene encoding leukocyte elastase inhibitor-like isoform X1 produces the protein MAAAAAAVTPLASANTSFSLALLKKLGDKDNTANVFFSPFSISSALAMVLLGARGNTAAQMSEVLCFTKAQKMKQAGPPQAQMQQKAQAKLPPQLLKTLKTLDVKDDLHSSFSQLLSQLNKSDAPYALNVANRLYGEQSYQFVQDYLESTKKHYKAELETVDFTSKAEAARVKINGWVETQTQGKIKDILAQDAVNSMTRLVLVNAIYFKGHWDKQFKVDATRDAQFKVNKNEKKAVKMMHMKSKFPLTYISEVACQILEMPYKGKELSMLIILPNSMEGTTGLEKLEQALTYEKFMDWTNPDMMDMIEVQVGLPRFKLEEKYDMKAVLTSMGMVDAFDQSRSDFSGMSPANDLFVSEVYHKAFVEVNEEGTEAAAATAAVMMLRCAMIPATFIADHPFLFFIRHNPSKSVLFAGRYCSPV
- the LOC114137161 gene encoding leukocyte elastase inhibitor-like isoform X5, producing MAAAAAAVTPLASANTSFSLALLKKLGDKDNTANVFFSPFSISSALAMVLLGARGNTAAQMSETLKTLDVKDDLHSSFSQLLSQLNKSDAPYALNVANRLYGEQSYQFVQDYLESTKKHYKAELETVDFTSKAEAARVKINGWVETQTQGKIKDILAQDAVNSMTRLVLVNAIYFKGHWDKQFKVDATRDAQFKVNKNEKKAVKMMHMKSKFPLTYISEVACQILEMPYKGKELSMLIILPNSMEGTTGLEKLEQALTYEKFMDWTNPDMMDMIEVQVGLPRFKLEEKYDMKAVLTSMGMVDAFDQSRSDFSGMSPANDLFVSEVYHKAFVEVNEEGTEAAAATAAVMMLRCAMIPATFIADHPFLFFIRHNPSKSVLFAGRYCSPV
- the LOC114137161 gene encoding leukocyte elastase inhibitor-like isoform X6, with translation MASSIPLSKPNTTFSLALLRKLSEDKKTANIFFSPFSISSALAMVMLGARGDTATQISETLKTLDVKDDLHSSFSQLLSQLNKSDAPYALNVANRLYGEQSYQFVQDYLESTKKHYKAELETVDFTSKAEAARVKINGWVETQTQGKIKDILAQDAVNSMTRLVLVNAIYFKGHWDKQFKVDATRDAQFKVNKNEKKAVKMMHMKSKFPLTYISEVACQILEMPYKGKELSMLIILPNSMEGTTGLEKLEQALTYEKFMDWTNPDMMDMIEVQVGLPRFKLEEKYDMKAVLTSMGMVDAFDQSRSDFSGMSPANDLFVSEVYHKAFVEVNEEGTEAAAATAAVMMLRCAMIPATFIADHPFLFFIRHNPSKSVLFAGRYCSPV